One Cydia fagiglandana chromosome 11, ilCydFagi1.1, whole genome shotgun sequence genomic region harbors:
- the LOC134668572 gene encoding phospholipase A1 member A-like, producing MKIIVLLLVIGHFTSGVPLNSKPQNVNKHDVNVARSSKNLYFLFTRLNRTTGQLLTLDKDSILASNFNASWPTVIVCHGYTHSLSSEINQLIRDAYLEIGDFNVIILDWSHLAQAFYANAIASVPSVGQDLGSLLLFIHDVTATPFETMHLVGFSLGAHVAGNAGRYTGGRVGRVTGLDPVSPIWLINSNRIASTDGIYVECIHTYGNNGGIAWGDVDFYVNGGASQPGCVLSTCSHNRSYRIFAATVKYNHLVGRRCDSQDEIVAAFCSGPELRLGNSDVYKSGSGLYYVSAGRSYPY from the exons ATGAAGATTATTGTATTACTTCTAGTCATTG GGCACTTCACATCTGGGGTACCACTTAACAGTAAGCCTCAGAACGTGAATAAACATGATGTTAATGTTGCCAGGAGCTCGAAGAATCTCTATTTTCTATTCACAAG ACTAAACCGCACAACAGGCCAATTGCTAACTCTGGACAAGGATTCCATCCTGGCGTCAAATTTCAACGCCAGCTGGCCTACGGTCATTGTCTGCCACGGATACACCCACAGCTTAAGCAGCGAGATCAACCAGCTCATCCGAGACG CTTATCTAGAAATCGGGGATTTCAACGTCATCATCCTGGATTGGAGCCACTTAGCCCAAGCCTTCTACGCGAACGCGATTGCCTCCGTCCCGTCAGTAGGCCAAGACCTCGGCTCCCTACTGCTGTTCATCCATGATGTAACCGCGACTCCTTTTGAGACCATGCATTTGGTCGGCTTTAGCCTTGGCGCTCACGTTGCTGGGAACGCTGGACGATATACGGGGGGCAGGGTTGGAAGGGTTACAG GATTAGATCCCGTCAGCCCAATCTGGCTCATAAACAGCAACCGCATTGCTTCCACCGACGGTATCTACGTCGAATGCATCCACACTTACGGCAACAACGGGGGTATCGCCTGGGGAGACGTCGACTTCTATGTCAACGGTGGGGCCTCCCAGCCAGGCTGCGTTCTTTCCACCTGCAGTCACAACCGATCTTACCGGATTTTTGCCGCGACCGTTAAGTATAACCACTTGGTCGGAAGACGGTGTGATAGCCAGGATGAAATTGTGGCGGCTTTTTGCTCCGGTCCTGAACTACGATTGGGCAATAGTGACGTGTATAAGTCTGG aTCTGGGTTATATTACGTCAGCGCTGGGAGGAGCTACCCATATTGA